One Setaria italica strain Yugu1 chromosome I, Setaria_italica_v2.0, whole genome shotgun sequence DNA window includes the following coding sequences:
- the LOC101761395 gene encoding cytochrome c-type biogenesis CcmH-like mitochondrial protein encodes MAAEEDVKQRQIIENRARNISHNVRCTECGSQSIEDSQADVAILLRKLIRDEIKAGKSDKEIYKKLEDEYGETVLYAPKFDLQTAGIWLSPIIVGGIAAGIWAYQKHRQRTNVHIMALNLVRGVPLTPREKETMLDILTPPPPPRKWWWPGK; translated from the exons ATGGCAGCTGAGGAAGATGTCAAGCAGAGGCAGATCATTGAAAATCGTGCGAGAAATATAAGCCACAATGTCCGGTGCACTGAGTGTGGTAGCCAATCAATTGAAGATTCACAGGCTGATGTTGCTATTCTGCTTAGAAAG CTCATTCGTGATGAAATAAAAGCGGGAAAGAGTGATAAAGAGATCTACAAGAAACTAGAGGACGAGTATGGAGAGACGGTCCTGTATGCCCCTAAATTTGATCTTCAGACTGCTGGGATATGGCTTTCACCT ATAATTGTGGGAGGTATAGCAGCTGGCATCTGGGCTTACCAAAAGCACAGGCAAAGGACAAATGTTCACATTATGGCTCTGAACCTGGTCCGAGGGGTTCCGCTGACTCCAAGGGAGAAGGAGACCATGCTAGACATCCTTACACCTCCACCGCCTCCAAGAAAGTGGTGGTGGCCAGGCAAATGA
- the LOC101760995 gene encoding galactoside 2-alpha-L-fucosyltransferase → MQQQQQQQANSSSSSPAASSSSHAAAAILAAASWLPWWPSRTRSCAARRALPAVCVAAAVATAVIVLTADGGWWGRAPDEMPASLFSDDPRDWEPPPSNITADHLLDGLLTADFSFESCRSRYEFAGYHKKSSHKPSPYLIAKLRKQEALQKRCGPGTTTYENAVRRLDSGEGVGGDDGCRYLVYISYRGLGNRMLAITSSFLYAVLTERVLLVDGGRDAGELFCEPFPGTTWLLQLAGAGWFSPLRSLQGYLGGSKQSLGNMLQSGGPVSVSADGNVSWSAPRPPTYLYVHLAGRYGFHDSLFFCGAHQRLLGEVPWLFLWTDNYIVPGLFLTPPFRGELEAMFPEKDAVFYHLGHYLFHPANPVWHAVTRYYWSNLAGAARRVGVQIRVFQKNQPPQAVLDQLLSCVRGEGLLQETTTVAANGTSSSDTAVLVTSLSSWYYERLRDEYGGGVHQPSHEGRQRWHNAAHDMRALSEMVLLSMCDELVTSGYSTFGYVAQGLAGLRPWVMTRAPMWADDWTEGLDPREPCPRAISVEPCFHSPSAYDCAAGRDVELDKVTPYIRHCVDVKWGIKLVNESSSQW, encoded by the exons atgcagcagcagcagcagcagcaggccaactcctcatcatcgtcgccggcggcgtcctcgaGCTCACATGCGGCGGCAGCCATCTTGGCCGCGGCGAGTTGGTTGCCGTGGTGGCCGTCGAGGACCAGGAGctgcgcggcgaggagggcccTGCCGGCCGTCTgcgtcgcggcggccgtggccacCGCCGTCATCGTCCTCACCGCCGACGGCGGCTGGTGGGGCCGCGCGCCCGACGAGATGCCGGCCTCCTTGTTCTCCGACGACCCGCGAG ATTGGGAACCTCCTCCGTCAAACATCACCGCCGACCATCTCCTCGACGGCCTTCTTACCGCTGACTTCAGCTTCGAGTCATGCCGGAGCCGCTACGAGTTCGCCGGTTACCACAAGAAGTCGTCGCACAAGCCGTCTCCCTACCTCATCGCCAAGCTCCGGAAGCAAGAAGCGCTCCAGAAGCGATGCGGCCCTGGCACGACGACGTATGAGAACGCGGTCCGGCGGCTCGATTCCGGCgagggcgtcggcggcgacgacggctgcCGCTACCTCGTGTACATCAGCTACCGCGGCCTCGGCAACCGCATGCTCGCCATCACGTCGTCCTTCCTCTACGCGGTGCTCACCGAGCGCGTCCTCCTCGTTGACGGCGGCAGGGACGCCGGCGAGCTCTTCTGCGAGCCCTTCCCGGGGACGACGTGGCTgctgcagctcgccggcgccggctggtTCTCGCCGCTCAGGAGCCTACAGGGCTACCTGGGCGGCTCCAAGCAGAGCCTCGGCAACATGCTGCAGAGCGGCGGCCCCGTCAGCGTGTCCGCCGACGGGAACGTGTCGTggtcggcgccgcggccgccgacgtaCCTGTACGTCCACCTCGCCGGCAGGTACGGCTTCCACGACAGTCTCTTCTTCTGCGGCGCGCACCAGAGGCTCCTCGGCGAGGTGCCGTGGCTCTTCTTGTGGACGGACAACTACATCGTGCCGGGGCTCTTCCTCACGCCGCCGTTCCGCGGCGAGCTCGAGGCCATGTTCCCGGAGAAGGACGCCGTGTTCTACCACCTCGGCCACTACCTCTTCCACCCGGCGAACCCCGTCTGGCACGCCGTCACGAGATACTACTGGTCAaatctcgccggcgccgcccggcgcgTCGGCGTGCAGATCAGGGTGTTCCAGAAGAACCAGCCGCCCCAGGCCGTTCTGGATCAGCTCCTCTCGTGCGTCCGCGGCGAGGGGCTCCTCCAGGAGACGACGACGGTCGCGGCCAACGGCACGTCGTCCTCGGACACCGCCGTCCTGGTGACGTCGCTGAGCTCGTGGTACTACGAGCGGCTCAGGGACGagtacggcggcggcgtgcaccAGCCAAGCCACgaggggcggcagcggtggcacaACGCGGCGCACGACATGCGGGCGCTGAGCGAGATGGTCCTGCTGAGTATGTGCGACGAGCTCGTCACCAGCGGCTACTCGACGTTCGGGTACGTGGCGCAGGGGCTCGCCGGGCTGCGGCCCTGGGTCATGACCAGAGCGCCCATGTGGGCCGACGACTGGACGGAGGGGCTGGACCCACGGGAACCATGCCCGCGGGCCATCTCCGTCGAGCCGTGCTTCCACTCGCCGTCGGCGTACGACTGCGCGGCGGGGAGGGACGTGGAGCTGGACAAGGTGACGCCCTACATCCGGCACTGCGTCGACGTCAAGTGGGGCATAAAGCTTGTCAATGAAAGCAGCAGCCAGTGGTAA
- the LOC101763414 gene encoding galactoside 2-alpha-L-fucosyltransferase isoform X1, with protein MDVKGGGGGGADKRQCSFPASPPELQPEAVRRRWRPPSSRRKALLPAVCVAAAVAVAVVVLCAGGGSLDGVRDYLFFRDAQVNLTADHLLDGLLTAEFSYRSCRSRYEFGSYHKNSSHKPSPYLLSKLRKQEALQKRCGPGTPAYKNALRRLQSSDGAATGVEDGDCRYLVNISFRGLGNRMIAVASAFLYAVLTERVLLVHWGKQDAADVFCQPFPGATWLLPRASGKRSPLRNLDDYGGESKESLGNMLQSGGAVVVSADGNVSWASPRRPPAYVYLHLSGGYGFHDKLFYCGAHQRLLRGVPWLLMRTDSYLVPGLFLTPPFVGELEAMFPEKDAAFHHLGRYLFHPSNAVWRAVTNYHRANLAGAAGRRVVGIQIRVFDKKQPPQLVLDQLLSCVRNEKLLPGIAASNDDAVLVTSLSSWYYERIAAEYGGGVAGGGVHQPSQEGKQRWGDAAHDVKALSEMYLLSTCDVLVTSGFSTFGYVAQGLAGRRPWVMARPSPWEEWKEGQAAPEPPCRRALSVEPCFHSPSYYDCAAGRDVELDRVRPYIRRCVDVSWGIQLVNESSSRW; from the exons ATGGACGtgaagggtggcggcggcggcggcgcggacaaGCGCCAGTGCTCGTTCCCTGCGTCGCCGCCCGAGCTGCAGCCGGAGGCCGtaaggaggaggtggcggccgccgtcgtcaaGGAGGAAGGCCCTGCTGCCGGCCGTCTGCGTTGCagcggccgtggccgtggccgtcgtCGTGCTGTGCGCCGGCGGGGGCTCGCTCGACGGGGTGCGGGACTACTTGTTCTTCCGCGACGCACAAG TGAACCTCACCGCCGACCATCTCCTCGACGGCCTTCTCACTGCTGAGTTCAGCTACCGTTCCTGCCGGAGCCGTTATGAGTTCGGCAGTTACCACAAGAATTCGTCGCATAAGCCATCACCCTACCTCCTCTCCAAGCTGCGGAAGCAAGAAGCGCTCCAGAAGCGCTGCGGCCCCGGCACGCCCGCTTACAAGAATGCCCTCCGGCGGCTCCAATCCAgcgacggcgccgccaccggcgtcgaGGACGGTGACTGCCGCTACCTCGTGAACATCAGCTTCCGTGGCCTCGGCAACCGGATGATCGCCGTCGCGTCGGCCTTCCTCTACGCCGTGCTGACGGAgcgcgtcctcctcgtccactgGGGCAAGCAGGATGCGGCTGACGTCTTCTGCCAGCCCTTCCCGGGCGCCACGTGGCTGCTGCCGCGCGCCTCCGGCAAGCGTTCACCGCTCAGGAACCTCGACGATTACGGCGGGGAATCAAAGGAGAGCCTGGGGAACATGCTCCaaagcggcggcgccgtcgtcgtgtcCGCCGACGGGAACGTGTCCTGGGCgtccccgcggcggccgccggcgtacGTGTACCTACACCTTTCCGGCGGCTATGGCTTCCACGACAAGCTCTTCTACTGCGGCGCGCACCAGCGGCTCCTCCGTGGCGTGCCGTGGCTGCTCATGAGGACGGACAGCTACCTGGTGCCGGGGCTGTTCCTCACGCCGCCGTTCGTCGGCGAGCTCGAAGCCATGTTCCCGGAGAAGGACGCCGCGTTCCACCACCTCGGCCGGTACCTCTTCCACCCCAGCAACGCCGTCTGGCGCGCCGTCACGAACTACCACCGCGCcaacctcgccggcgccgccggccggcgcgtcGTCGGCATCCAGATCAGGGTGTTCGACAAGAAGCAGCCGCCGCAGCTAGTCCTGGACCAGCTCCTCTCCTGCGTCCGCAACGAGAAGCTCCTCCCGGGGATCGCAGCATCCAACGACGACGCCGTCCTGGTGACGTCGCTGAGCTCGTGGTACTACGAGCGGATCGCGGCCGAGtacggcggcggggtcgccggcggcggcgtgcaccAGCCGAGCCAGGAGGGCAAGCAGCGGTGGGGCGACGCGGCGCACGACGTGAAGGCGCTGAGCGAGATGTACCTGCTCAGCACGTGCGACGTGCTCGTCACCAGCGGCTTCTCCACGTTCGGGTACGTCGCGCAGGGGCTagccgggcggcggccgtgggtcATGGCGAGGCCGTCGCCGTGGGAGGAATGGAAGGAGGGCCAGGCCGCGCCGGAGCCGCCGTGCCGGCGCGCGCTCTCCGTCGAGCCGTGCTTCCACTCGCCGTCGTACTACGACTGCGCGGCGGGGAGGGACGTGGAGCTGGACAGGGTGAGGCCGTACATCAGGCGGTGCGTGGACGTCAGCTGGGGAATACAGCTTGTCAACGAAAGCAGCAGCCGATGGTAA
- the LOC101763414 gene encoding galactoside 2-alpha-L-fucosyltransferase isoform X2, translating to MFAEYIYDSDDISPVNLTADHLLDGLLTAEFSYRSCRSRYEFGSYHKNSSHKPSPYLLSKLRKQEALQKRCGPGTPAYKNALRRLQSSDGAATGVEDGDCRYLVNISFRGLGNRMIAVASAFLYAVLTERVLLVHWGKQDAADVFCQPFPGATWLLPRASGKRSPLRNLDDYGGESKESLGNMLQSGGAVVVSADGNVSWASPRRPPAYVYLHLSGGYGFHDKLFYCGAHQRLLRGVPWLLMRTDSYLVPGLFLTPPFVGELEAMFPEKDAAFHHLGRYLFHPSNAVWRAVTNYHRANLAGAAGRRVVGIQIRVFDKKQPPQLVLDQLLSCVRNEKLLPGIAASNDDAVLVTSLSSWYYERIAAEYGGGVAGGGVHQPSQEGKQRWGDAAHDVKALSEMYLLSTCDVLVTSGFSTFGYVAQGLAGRRPWVMARPSPWEEWKEGQAAPEPPCRRALSVEPCFHSPSYYDCAAGRDVELDRVRPYIRRCVDVSWGIQLVNESSSRW from the coding sequence atGTTTGCTGAATATATATATGACTCGGATGACATATCTCCAGTGAACCTCACCGCCGACCATCTCCTCGACGGCCTTCTCACTGCTGAGTTCAGCTACCGTTCCTGCCGGAGCCGTTATGAGTTCGGCAGTTACCACAAGAATTCGTCGCATAAGCCATCACCCTACCTCCTCTCCAAGCTGCGGAAGCAAGAAGCGCTCCAGAAGCGCTGCGGCCCCGGCACGCCCGCTTACAAGAATGCCCTCCGGCGGCTCCAATCCAgcgacggcgccgccaccggcgtcgaGGACGGTGACTGCCGCTACCTCGTGAACATCAGCTTCCGTGGCCTCGGCAACCGGATGATCGCCGTCGCGTCGGCCTTCCTCTACGCCGTGCTGACGGAgcgcgtcctcctcgtccactgGGGCAAGCAGGATGCGGCTGACGTCTTCTGCCAGCCCTTCCCGGGCGCCACGTGGCTGCTGCCGCGCGCCTCCGGCAAGCGTTCACCGCTCAGGAACCTCGACGATTACGGCGGGGAATCAAAGGAGAGCCTGGGGAACATGCTCCaaagcggcggcgccgtcgtcgtgtcCGCCGACGGGAACGTGTCCTGGGCgtccccgcggcggccgccggcgtacGTGTACCTACACCTTTCCGGCGGCTATGGCTTCCACGACAAGCTCTTCTACTGCGGCGCGCACCAGCGGCTCCTCCGTGGCGTGCCGTGGCTGCTCATGAGGACGGACAGCTACCTGGTGCCGGGGCTGTTCCTCACGCCGCCGTTCGTCGGCGAGCTCGAAGCCATGTTCCCGGAGAAGGACGCCGCGTTCCACCACCTCGGCCGGTACCTCTTCCACCCCAGCAACGCCGTCTGGCGCGCCGTCACGAACTACCACCGCGCcaacctcgccggcgccgccggccggcgcgtcGTCGGCATCCAGATCAGGGTGTTCGACAAGAAGCAGCCGCCGCAGCTAGTCCTGGACCAGCTCCTCTCCTGCGTCCGCAACGAGAAGCTCCTCCCGGGGATCGCAGCATCCAACGACGACGCCGTCCTGGTGACGTCGCTGAGCTCGTGGTACTACGAGCGGATCGCGGCCGAGtacggcggcggggtcgccggcggcggcgtgcaccAGCCGAGCCAGGAGGGCAAGCAGCGGTGGGGCGACGCGGCGCACGACGTGAAGGCGCTGAGCGAGATGTACCTGCTCAGCACGTGCGACGTGCTCGTCACCAGCGGCTTCTCCACGTTCGGGTACGTCGCGCAGGGGCTagccgggcggcggccgtgggtcATGGCGAGGCCGTCGCCGTGGGAGGAATGGAAGGAGGGCCAGGCCGCGCCGGAGCCGCCGTGCCGGCGCGCGCTCTCCGTCGAGCCGTGCTTCCACTCGCCGTCGTACTACGACTGCGCGGCGGGGAGGGACGTGGAGCTGGACAGGGTGAGGCCGTACATCAGGCGGTGCGTGGACGTCAGCTGGGGAATACAGCTTGTCAACGAAAGCAGCAGCCGATGGTAA